One stretch of Terriglobales bacterium DNA includes these proteins:
- the moaA gene encoding GTP 3',8-cyclase MoaA, with translation MRLRDKFGRAITDLRISVTDRCNYRCVYCRTGNEGALYEELPLADYLRMVRLFVGLGIEKVRITGGEPLLRRDVVEFVRELSALHTLDGHPLDLAITTNGHLLAEMAEPLKQAGLRRVTVSMDAVDGEKFARITRVSNGFSSVLEGVRAARRAGLDPVKVNCVLLRGFNDDQIVPFARFAREEGVIVRFIEFMPLEEDRVWSPEIVVTLREVVDRIRAFRPLVEIPRAYSETARRFTFDDGVGEVGIIAPVSEPFCGHCSRVRITSDGKIRTCLFSLFDHDLAGRMRAGASDAELGDYMVSVVEKKEARHHIGEPGFEKPSRSMVHIGG, from the coding sequence ATGCGCCTGCGCGACAAATTCGGACGCGCCATCACCGACCTGCGGATCTCGGTGACCGACCGCTGCAACTACCGCTGCGTGTATTGCCGCACCGGCAACGAAGGCGCGCTCTACGAAGAATTGCCGCTCGCCGACTACCTGCGGATGGTGCGCTTGTTCGTCGGGCTGGGCATCGAAAAGGTGCGCATCACGGGCGGCGAGCCCCTGTTGCGTCGCGACGTGGTCGAGTTTGTTCGCGAACTCTCGGCACTCCACACCCTCGACGGCCATCCGCTCGACCTGGCCATCACCACCAACGGTCACCTTCTGGCCGAAATGGCAGAGCCGCTGAAACAGGCCGGGCTGCGCCGCGTTACCGTGAGCATGGACGCGGTCGATGGCGAAAAGTTCGCCCGCATCACCCGGGTCTCCAACGGCTTTTCCAGCGTGCTTGAGGGCGTGCGCGCCGCCCGCCGCGCCGGCCTCGACCCGGTCAAGGTCAACTGCGTGCTGCTGCGCGGCTTCAACGACGACCAGATCGTGCCCTTCGCCCGTTTCGCCCGCGAAGAGGGCGTCATCGTCCGCTTCATCGAGTTCATGCCGCTGGAAGAGGACCGGGTCTGGTCGCCGGAGATCGTCGTTACCCTGCGCGAGGTCGTGGACCGCATCCGTGCCTTCCGGCCGCTGGTGGAGATACCCCGCGCCTACAGCGAGACGGCCCGCCGTTTCACCTTCGATGATGGCGTGGGCGAGGTCGGCATCATCGCGCCCGTTTCCGAGCCTTTCTGCGGACACTGCTCGCGCGTGCGCATCACCTCCGACGGTAAGATCCGCACCTGCCTGTTCTCCCTCTTCGACCACGACCTCGCGGGCCGCATGCGGGCCGGTGCCAGCGACGCCGAACTCGGCGACTACATGGTCTCCGTTGTCGAGAAGAAAGAAGCCCGCCACCACATCGGCGAGCCCGGCTTCGAAAAACCCTCGCGCTCGATG